One window from the genome of Plasmodium reichenowi strain SY57 chromosome 8, whole genome shotgun sequence encodes:
- a CDS encoding hypothetical protein (conserved Plasmodium protein, unknown function) encodes MKQGLCKRLTLLVSLNILIFIMVNSNFCSFGFIINRNEVMKGTSIIIDNMKKKQRREKRNNFGCVNCFILRNNKIICEKKEEKNKKINMKRIYLFDRSVDKVSGHFLQDRGLFIEADKKMKIIEEIEKMTKLEYKNVEKYLNVLSENDVYEEVINHKFYMYKKNNEKEKHDKLIKIQEFLNPFIINLRKKKAKEKVEYLIACIIKGVNIDEVITEMFKRKIIDIYVLTFIDDKIIEAHTKLLKDEKLNNKDEQMSISEKILRTLKDRIIAQQKLNKKGTFVFTRLLFLSSTLNINEDRKSMIKSMINTIEQLEEFELYLLDALEYAHENDKLQKYIPHMELLLNACKQVNPVYNQTLNKQSENIGFFPESVDPSNLKNF; translated from the coding sequence ATGAAGCAGGGTCTATGTAAAAGGCTAACATTGTTGGTGTccttaaatatattaatatttataatggTTAACTCCAATTTTTGTAGTTTTggttttataataaataggAATGAAGTAATGAAAGGTACCagtataataatagataATATGAAGAAGAAGCAGAGGAGggaaaaaaggaataatTTTGGATGTGTGaattgttttattttaagaaataacaaaataatatgtgaaaaaaaggaagagaagaataagaaaataaatatgaaaagaatatatttgtttgACAGAAGTGTCGATAAAGTGAGTGGTCATTTTTTACAAGACAGAGGATTATTTATAGAAGCTGACAAGAAGATGAAAATTATAGAAGAGATAGAAAAGATGACAAAAttagaatataaaaatgtggaaaaatatttgaatgTATTAAGTGAGAATGATGTATATGAAGAAGTAATAAATCATAAATTTTacatgtataaaaaaaataatgaaaaagaaaaacatgataagttaataaaaatacaagaatttttaaatccatttataataaatttgagaaaaaaaaaagcaaaaGAAAAAGTTGAATATTTAATAGCTTGTATTATAAAAGGTGTAAATATAGATGAAGTAATAACAGAAATgtttaaaagaaaaattattgatatttatgtattaaCGTTTATCGATGATAAAATTATTGAAGCACATACcaaattattaaaagatgagaaattaaataataaagatgaaCAAATGAGTATATctgaaaaaatattaagaaCATTAAAAGATCGTATTATAGCTcaacaaaaattaaataaaaaaggaacCTTTGTATTTACAagattattattcttatcatctacattaaatattaatgaagATAGAAAATCAATGATTAAATCTATGATTAATACAATTGAACAATTGGAAGAatttgaattatatttattagaCGCTCTAGAATATGCAcatgaaaatgataaattacaaaaatatattccaCACATGGAACTCCTTCTAAATGCATGTAAGCAGGTAAATCCTGTGTATAATCAGACCTTAAATAAACAAAGTGAAAATATTGGGTTCTTTCCAGAAAGTGTTGATCCTTccaatttaaaaaatttttaa
- a CDS encoding gas41-like protein (part of same gene as PRSY57_0806600B~gap found within coding sequence), with product MENRMQNVKLIKPLVVGTYAFLLSPQEKKKYGNMTHKWTCLVRCPESTDISLIVSKVVFELDPSFMYPKR from the exons A TGGAGAATCGAATGCAAAACGTTAAGTTAATAAAACCTTTGGTGGTTGGAACGTACgcatttttattatctcctcag gaaaaaaaaaaatatggtAATATGACACATAAATGGACATGCTTAGTAAGGTGTCCTGAATCTACTGACATTTCTCTTATTGTTAGTAAAGTAGTTTTTGAATTAGATCCTTCCTTTATGTACCCTAAAAGAG
- a CDS encoding gas41-like protein (part of same gene as PRSY57_0806600A~gap found within coding sequence), giving the protein IKYDFKEDSYTKKYLQFQSEVQQEICDLMSEATLLSKDINDVQQKYFTMKSEMGVSSDEN; this is encoded by the exons ttataaaatatgatttTAAAGAAGACAGTTATACAAAAAAGTATCTGCAATTTCAATCAGAAGTGCAGCAAGAAATTTGTGATTTGATGTCAGAGGcaacattattatcaaaggac ATTAATGACGTTCAACAAAAATACTTCACAA tGAAATCTGAGATGGGTGTGAGTAGTGATGAAAATTAA
- a CDS encoding RNA helicase, putative, whose translation MSNAPVSLISLNEMFRKNKEEEKHKNVDTTELTNLVLNTSNYNKNEEKRTFEELNVSIEIIRALKRINIFYPSTIQYMIMKKLIYKDKKEKKKNCIIQSKNGTGKSMSICIIVINEIFCKMKKKKETEENKKNKEDEIGRIDYSNYVSDHISQSISHNENIFFGFLFFYGLILEPTRELCQQVYDNIKKITNILRNVDDEDGEYHEDGEYHEHDEDIYDNKNRLALYNSMYTDVYEKKKYVNYYKIKSLILYGGTDIFESIKTLFYNFPHIIISTPGRLKHVLNILNKVKIEINKDDKIKNKGIYPLSYITIINMCLNYFILDEIDALLDEQFDDQLKIIYNYIVNPKIQILCYSSTFQDACINNFIQKVLECDERYLARLQRVDTSNMDHTNYKDDSNEYFKMCLHNEQQHCGKENKMVDEYITDGHNIDINKNKYNVDMNKNNVDVNKNNVDMNKYNVDMNKNNVDMNKYNVDVNKNNVVINNIDTHFITSRLQNHHLKIKRKKINKSKKKKKKLKYNNKPQSKVIKELQKIIHDENILCKEFICKYIFKKMLKRKEKSKYHMNSKRTFEYIQTCTSLIIHTQDKKINNNNKNKNNNQNNNDNQNNNDNQNNNNNNNIVYTYPCNVFPSSYNNHSDDQNHLNAHIKGILESPVLLNVKHCFITINNENLTKKEELKYKMKVVYKIINDIKYNQCFLFINNTYEGIQVIKMLKKMNVPSYYTSSKIEHKERIQLFKSLQENKVKIVVCTDVMCRGIDNIVCDLVINFDIPQSKETYVHRSGRCGRFGNKGLCISLCNYTDYNYLYYFKYKLKLNVCDYYYICKSDHRKQDDSSVQINDIKKTHEHNEQIIDTQSCGDNNHYKNCDESGPSQNVSNFQQINYNNIFQNCDIETLRKRYENNIRNNYYEQNGVESLKKKKKKKKLIINIKGFFFSKHIHIINPHSYNNTFNNVYLKIYFKELFIKFKIIQHNNACSYIFKIPIDNKNIFKNLNIIQHESNLILFFHFFQNINICCNYYDDHIKSEHNNNKSYIYNNIYFKKEKKKNIINTNVFPTNFCMLFFCKSNYYITLKLYYIFLFLFKYYKYPLRNNFYHLLIYNKYYNNNNKEQYYHDEKINNNISSFTNLETLKYYLQHHNNCISDSYIYYKNKKKKILHKNVYNLIHDEKLYEQVKYRTNINKHDMFTIHNNCLLNSISYHDNLDFNLLNNNNNNNNNHININSMSLEQAIISLNMDILEKHMFIKFCNESKHIKCINDEIIIMKKINQYICDQIFINVNDYQNVNILKSLFLQNHIKLYEDS comes from the coding sequence atgaGTAATGCACCCGTTTCCTTGATTTCCCTAAACGAAATGTTTAGAAAGaataaagaagaagaaaagcATAAAAATGTAGACACTACAGAGCTTACGAATCTTGTGTTAAATACATCtaattataataagaatGAAGAGAAAAGAACTTTTGAAGAATTAAACGTATCCATAGAAATAATACGAGcattaaaaagaataaatattttttaccCTTCAACGATACAATATATgattatgaaaaaattaatatataaggataaaaaagaaaaaaaaaaaaattgtataaTACAATCAAAAAATGGAACAGGTAAAAGTATGTCCATTTGTATAATTGTtattaatgaaatattttgtaaaatgaagaagaaaaaagaaactgaagaaaataaaaaaaataaagaagatGAAATAGGAAGAATAGATTATTCAAATTATGTATCAGATCATATATCTCAATCTATTTCTCATAATGAAAACATTTTCTTTggttttttatttttttatggaTTAATATTAGAACCCACACGAGAATTATGTCAACAAgtttatgataatattaaaaaaataaccAACATATTAAGAAATGTAGATGATGAAGATGGTGAATATCATGAAGATGGTGAATATCATGAACATGATGAAGatatttatgataataaaaatcGATTGGCTCTTTATAATAGCATGTATACAGATGTATATGAGAAGAAGAAATATgttaattattataaaataaaatctttaatattatatggaGGAACAGATATTTTTGAAAGTATAAAAACAttgttttataattttcctcatattattatatcaacACCTGGTCGTTTAAAGCATGTTTTAAATATCTTAAATAAGGTAAAgatagaaataaataaagacgacaaaataaaaaataaaggaatatatcctttatcatatataactattattaatatgtgtttaaattattttattcttgATGAAATTGATGCCTTATTAGATGAACAATTCGATGATCAGctaaaaattatttacaaTTATATAGTCAATCCAAAAATACAAATCTTATGTTATAGTTCGACATTCCAAGATGcatgtataaataattttatacaaAAAGTTTTAGAATGTGATGAAAGATATCTAGCACGTTTACAGCGTGTGGACACGAGTAACATGGACCACACAAATTATAAAGACGACAGTAATGAGTATTTTAAAATGTGTCTACATAATGAACAACAACATTGTGGAAAGGAAAACAAAATGGTAGATGAGTATATCACGGATGGGcataatatagatataaataaaaataaatataatgttgatatgaataaaaataatgttgatgtgaataaaaataatgttgatatgaataaatataatgttgatatgaataaaaataatgttgatatgaataaatataatgttgatgtgaataaaaataatgttgTTATAAACAATATAGATACACATTTTATTACGTCACGCTTACAAAATCATCAtcttaaaataaaaagaaaaaaaattaataaaagcaaaaaaaaaaaaaaaaaattgaaatataacaataaaCCCCAATCCAAAgtaataaaagaattacaaaaaataattcacgatgaaaacattttatgtaaagagtttatttgtaaatatatttttaaaaaaatgttaaaaagaaaagaaaaaagcAAATATCACATGAACAGTAAAAGAActtttgaatatatacaaaCATGTACTTCACTAATAATTCATACAcaagataaaaaaataaataacaataacaaaaacaaaaacaataaccaaaacaataatgataaccaaaacaataatgataaccaaaacaataataataataacaatattgTTTATACTTACCCTTGTAATGTTTTCCCATCttcttataataatcattCAGATGATCAGAACCACTTGAACGCACATATAAAGGGAATCCTAGAGTCACCCGTTTTATTAAATGTGAAACATTGTTTTATAACTATAAATAATGAGAACTTAACCAAAAAAGAAGAacttaaatataaaatgaaagtagtgtataaaattataaatgatataaaatataaccaatgttttctttttattaataatacatatgaaGGTATCCAAGTTATtaaaatgttaaaaaaaatgaatgtCCCATCTTATTATACTAGTTCAAAAATTGAACATAAAGAAAGAATACAACTATTTAAAAGTTTACAAGAAAATAAAGTTAAAATTGTTGTATGCACAGATGTTATGTGTAGAGGTATAGATAACATTGTGTGTGATTTAGTAATTAACTTTGATATACCACAAAGCAAAGAAACATATGTACACAGGTCAGGAAGATGTGGAAGATTCGGTAATAAAGGATTATGTATAAGTTTATGTAATTACACCgattataattatttgtattattttaaatataaattaaaattaaatgtCTGCgactattattatatttgtaaatcTGATCATAGAAAACAAGACGATTCATCTGTtcaaataaatgatattaaaaaaacaCATGAACATAATGAACAAATTATAGACACACAGTCATGTGGTGataataatcattataaaaattgtgATGAATCTGGTCCGTCTCAAAATGTATCCAACTTTCAACAAATAAactataataatatatttcaaaattGTGATATAGAAACATTGAGAAAAAgatatgaaaataatataagaaataattattacgAACAAAATGGTGTGGAGTctctaaaaaaaaaaaaaaaaaaaaaaaaacttataataaacataaaaggtttttttttttcgaaacatatacatataataaatccacattcatataataatacatttaataatgtttatttaaaaatatattttaaagaattatttataaagtttaaaattatacaaCATAATAATGCATGTTcctatatttttaaaatacctattgataataaaaatatatttaaaaatcttaatattattcaacATGAGTCGaatttaattttgttttttcatttttttcaaaacataaatatatgttgtaattattatgatgacCATATAAAGAGcgaacataataataataaaagttatatatataataatatatatttcaaaaaagaaaagaaaaaaaatattatcaacACAAATGTTTTTCCAACGAATTTTTGTATGCtctttttttgtaaatcaaattattatataacattaaaattatactatatatttctttttttatttaaatattataaatatccactcagaaataatttttatcatctcttaatatataataaatattataacaacaataataaagaacaatattatcatgatgaaaaaataaataataatatatcatccTTTACAAATTTGGAAACATTAAAGTATTATCTACAAcatcataataattgtatatctgattcttatatatattacaaaaacaaaaaaaaaaaaattttacataaaaatgtatataatttaattcaTGACGAGaaattatatgaacaaGTAAAATACagaacaaatataaataaacatgATATGTTCActattcataataattgttTGTTAAATTCAATATCATACCATGACAATCTGGATTTTAATTTactaaataataataataataataataataatcatattaatattaacTCCATGTCTCTTGAACAAGCTATCATTTCTTTAAACATGGATATTCTAGAAAAGCACATGTTTATAAAATTCTGTAATGAATCCAAACatattaaatgtataaatgatgaaattataattatgaaaaaaatcaatcaatatatatgtgatcAAATCTTTATTAACGTAAATGATTAtcaaaatgtaaatatattaaagagtctttttttacaaaatcatataaaattgtATGAAGATAGTTGA
- a CDS encoding putative membrane protein (conserved Plasmodium membrane protein, unknown function) has translation MKTMSMIHEVGLNKLSSLITQNIKQKIIKRKDSKEDNLKEVKVNNTKEKLTDQKFKLICICFGYIINTFLYFLFVYISDLIFTHCIFTLSKITNQNYYDNSIVNSIKHFCILFIWYNYLSGGFDGDPFFHFFKNKMKIINKVECALSFASNISGTILYLITFQLMNLRKYEELKGINITNYIKDNNISKENSFLTFLVYPYIPDYLKNILSNILIFIMPYNTLEKKYDNKIFFNNKDLYSSIIMDTFINEFICSFLSYILLYIYMFTKNNLSQPININLILTQIISLFSSKYKHIICGPYMSLSWIIHDAYLKKYPLYFSIMLMLSHFYAYKLATLLLKIPTISLTEAKRYFHNINYDSLNKYTDKNGDVNLHSLPDHLINNSPLLNTYLSKIAKFYFTTFIFKIHKKKGLKSE, from the exons atgaaGACCATGAGCATGATTCATGAGGTGGGGTTAAATAAACTATCATCTCTAATTacacaaaatataaaacagaaaataataaaaagaaaggATAGCAAAGAagataatttaaaagaagtaaaagtaaataatacaaaagaaaaattaacagatcaaaaatttaaattaatatgtatatgtttcggatatattataaatacatttttatactttctttttgtatatatatctgATTTGATATTTACGCATTGTATATTTACTCTATCTAAAATTACGAATCagaattattatgataattcAATTGTTAACTctataaaacatttttgtATTCTCTTTATATGGTACAATTATCTTTCTGGTGGGTTTGATGGCGACCccttttttcattttttcaaaaacaaaatgaagattataaataaag TGGAGTGCGCCTTATCATTTGCCTCCAACATCTCGGGGACCATACTATACCTAATAACGTTCCAACTTATGAATTTACGAAAATATGAAGAACTCAAAGGAATTAATATTACGAATTATATTAAAGATAACAATATTTCAAAAGAGAATTCATTTTTAACATTTCTTGTGTATCCTTATATTCCCgattatttaaaaaatatattatcaaacATTTTAATCTTTATAATGCCATATAATACTTTAgagaaaaaatatgataataagatattttttaataataaagatttATATTCATCTATTATAATGGATACATTTATAAACGAATTTATATGTTCGTTTTTaagttatatattattatatatatatatgtttacaaaaaataatttatcacaacccataaatattaatttaatattaacaCAAATAATATCCTTATTCTCaagtaaatataaacatattatatgtgGACCATATATGAGCTTAAGTTGGATAATACATGATGCTTATCTAAAGAAGTAtcctttatatttttctataatGTTAATGCTTTCACATTTCTATGCTTATAAACTAGCAACCCTTCTACTTAAAATACCTACAATATCCTTGACAGAAGCAAAAAGATATTTTCATAACATTAATTATGATTCTTTAAACAAATATACAGATAAAAATGGAGATGTTAACTTGCACTCGCTCCCTGACCATCTTATAAACAATAGTCCCTTGCTAAATACATATCTTTCCAAAATTGCcaaattttattttacaacctttatatttaaaatacataaaaaaaaaggtcTGAAAAGTGAATGA
- a CDS encoding ras-related protein Rab-18, putative, with protein IDFKVKYLKIDNKTIKVGIWDTAGQERFRTLTSAYYRNAHAIILVYDCTVRESFENLDVWINEIDKYSTNKNAIKMLVANKIDKPNHEVTKDEGKNFAFENNMLFCETSAKNDINITYCFEELIQQILNNPSLLELSIVTKNLKLGKKEENRSNCAC; from the exons GTATTGATTTTaaagtaaaatatttaaaaatcgataataaaacaataaaagTAGGAATATGGGATACGGCAGGTCAAGAAAGATTTCGAACTTTGACTTCTGCGTATTATAGAAATGCTCACGCAATTATTCTTGTATA CGATTGTACCGTTAGAGAATCCTTTGAAAACCTAGACGTTTGGATTAACGAGATAGATAAATATTCTACAAATAAAAACGCCATAAAAATGCTTGTTGCCAATAAAATTGATAAACCTAATCATGAAGTTACGAAAGATGAAGGAAAAAATTTCGCTTTCGAAAATAATATGCTCTTTTGTGAAACCAGTGcaaaaaatgatattaatataacTTACTGTTTTGAAGAATTAATACAacaaattttaaataatccATCTTTGTTAGAGTTAAGTATTGTAACTAAAAATTTAAAACTTGGAAAGAAAGAGGAAAACCGATCCAACTGCGCTTGTTAA
- a CDS encoding hypothetical protein (conserved Plasmodium protein, unknown function), with amino-acid sequence MKINILKKGNKFYITNNHFNYDIKRNFTIFQNSFIKTNDIVYRKNIDIVCAKDLFFYTILNVDRYKYFLPYVTDSKITEKNKEYFKANLQIENIFFKEKYDSLIQFIYPTTITVSSEDTNIFHHLITEWIIKEKKNCINIDFYINFRLKNKIYQNFMNLYIKELGKKILYSFINESKSNSHKNTDVLHLIK; translated from the exons ATGAAGATTAATATATTGAAGAAAGGAAacaaattttatattacaaacaatcattttaattatgatattaaacgaaattttacaatatttcaaaactcatttataaaaacaaacGATATAGTTTATAGAAAAAACATTGATATTGTTTGTGCAAAAgatttattcttttatacAATTCTAAATGTAGATAGATATAAGTATTTTCTACCATATGTAACG GATAGCAAGATaacagaaaaaaacaaagaatattttaaagCCAATTTACAAATTGAgaatattttctttaaagaaaaatatgacTCTTTAATTCAATTCATTTACCCAACAACAATTACA GTATCTAGCGAAGATACAAATATCTTTCATCACTTG ATAACCGAGTGGataattaaagaaaaaaagaattgCATAAACAttgatttttatataaattttagg ttgaaaaataaaatatatcaaaattttatgaatttatacataaaagagttagggaaaaaaattttatattcctTTATAAATGAATCAAAATCAAACAGTCATAAAAACACGGATGTTTTACACTTGATAAAATAG
- a CDS encoding proteasome subunit alpha type-6, putative: MVRPSQSMYDRHLTIFSPDGNLYQIEYAIKAVKNTNITSVGVKGENCAVIISQKKMATQYISQDKLLDYNNITNIYNITDEIGCSMVGMPGDCLSMVYKARSEASEFLYSNGYNVNAETLCRNICDKIQVYTQHAYMRLHACSGMIIGIDENNKPELFKFDPSGFCAGYRACVIGNKEQESISVLERLLEKRKKKIQQETIDEDIQNTTILAIEALQTILAFDLKASEIEVAIVSTKNRNFTQISEKEIDNYLTYIAERD; this comes from the exons atggTAAGGCCTTCACAGAGTATGTATGATAGACACTTGACGATTTTTTCTCCAGATGGAAATTTATATCAAATAG AATATGCTATAAAAGCagtaaaaaatacaaatataacCTCCGTAGGAGTAAAGGGAGAAAATTGTGCTGTAATAATTTCCCAAAAGAAAATGGCGACACAATATATTTCTCAAGATAAATTATTagattataataacataactaatatatataatataacagATGAAATAGGATGCTCAATGGTAGGTATGCCAGGAGATTGTTTAAGTATGGTTTATAAAGCTAGATCAGAAGCATCCGAATTTTTATATAGTAATGGATATAATGTAAATGCCGAAACGTTATGTAGAAATATTTGTGATAAAATACAAGTGTATACACAACATGCCTATATGAGACTACACGCTTGca gTGGAATGATTATTGGCAtagatgaaaataataaaccTGAACTTTTTAAATTTGATCCTTCTGGTTTTTGTGCGGGATATCGTGCTTGTGTTATTGGAAACAAGGAACAAGAGAGCATAAGTGTTTTAGAAAGATTATtagaaaaaagaaagaagaaaatacaACAAGAAACAATAGATGAAGATATACAAAACACCACCATTTTGGCAATTGAAGCTTTACAAACAATTCTCGCATTTGATTTAAAAGCAAGCGAAATAGAAGTTGCAATCGTATCAACAAAAAATCGTAATTTTACACAAATAAgtgaaaaagaaatagataattatttaacatatatagCTGAGAGGGATTAa